ATCTCGCCTGGCGGTCTTTGACCCTGCGGTCTGAATTCACCTGGTGGTCTTTGACCCTGCGGTCTGAATTCACCCGGCGGTCTTTGGCCCTGCGGTCTCATCTCACCTGGCGGTCTTTGACCCGGCGGTCTCATCTCGCCTGGCGGTCTTTGACCCTGCGGTCTCATCTCACCTGGCGGTCTTTGACCCTGTGGTCTCATCTCACCTGGCGGTCTTTGACCCTGTGGTCTCATCTCACCTGGCGGTCTTTGACCCTGCGGTCTCATCTCACCTGGCGGTCTTTGACCCTGTGGTCTCATCTCACCTGGCGGTCTTTGACCCTGCGGTCTCATCTCGCCTGGCGGTCTTTGACCCGGCGGTCTCATCTCACCTGGCGGTCTTTGACCCTGACTTCTTTTGTGACCTTCTGCATCTCTGAAGCTTTCCGGGGGAATATCTTCTTCGGTCCTTTTTCTGGCAGGGACTTTTTCCTCAGCCCCGGCAGCCTTAACCGGCTTGCTTGCTTCTTTTTGCTGTGATTCGCCTATCTTGGTCAGCACTTTTTTAACTTTTTCAACTTCCTCCGTGGATACCGCACTTAAGTGGTTTTTCACTGGTATCCCAATATCATTAAACTTTTCCATTAAAGCCTTGCTGGATATATTCAATTCTTTAGCCAGTTCGTGAACTCGAATATTGGTCACATTGTCACCCCCCAAAAACGAAAATAGAAATATAACCTTTCAACTCCTTATCTTTTACTGAGGACATTAAAACTTTTAAACCCGCTCATTTTCAGGTGTGTCCCCCAACCTGATGATTGCTTTGGCG
The window above is part of the Dehalobacter sp. genome. Proteins encoded here:
- a CDS encoding translation initiation factor IF-2 N-terminal domain-containing protein; the encoded protein is MTNIRVHELAKELNISSKALMEKFNDIGIPVKNHLSAVSTEEVEKVKKVLTKIGESQQKEASKPVKAAGAEEKVPARKRTEEDIPPESFRDAEGHKRSQGQRPPGEMRPPGQRPPGEMRPQGQRPPGEMRPQGQRPPGEMRPQGQRPPGEMRPQGQRPPGEMRPQGQRPPGEMRPQGQRPPGEMRPPGQRPPGEMRPQGQRPPGEFRPQGQRPPGEFRPQGQRPPGE